The following proteins come from a genomic window of Maribacter sp. HTCC2170:
- a CDS encoding 30S ribosomal protein S16 produces MPVKIRLQRHGKKGKPFYWIVAADSRAKRDGKFLEKLGIYNPNTNPATIEVKVDNSVEWLNNGAQPTDTARAILSYKGVLLKHHLMGGVRKGALTEEQAEEKFNAWMVEKEKAVASKVSGLDKAKADAKAVALAAEKEINEKRAAEAAAAALPEAPEVVEGEIEVTEAAEEAPVSALDAAVAEAKGEVAAPTEVVEEAPKKEAAPEASKEEE; encoded by the coding sequence GACACGGAAAAAAAGGTAAACCTTTCTATTGGATCGTAGCCGCTGATTCACGTGCAAAAAGAGACGGTAAATTCTTGGAAAAATTAGGTATCTACAACCCTAATACCAATCCTGCAACAATCGAAGTTAAAGTTGACAACTCTGTAGAGTGGTTGAACAATGGTGCACAACCTACTGATACAGCCAGAGCTATTCTTTCATATAAAGGTGTTTTATTAAAGCACCACTTAATGGGAGGTGTTCGTAAAGGAGCATTGACTGAAGAACAAGCTGAAGAAAAATTCAATGCTTGGATGGTGGAGAAAGAAAAAGCCGTTGCCTCGAAAGTTAGTGGACTTGACAAAGCCAAGGCTGACGCTAAAGCTGTAGCTCTTGCCGCTGAAAAAGAAATAAATGAAAAACGTGCTGCTGAGGCGGCCGCTGCTGCATTACCTGAAGCACCGGAAGTTGTTGAAGGAGAAATTGAAGTTACTGAAGCTGCTGAGGAAGCTCCGGTTTCCGCTCTTGATGCTGCCGTAGCGGAAGCAAAAGGAGAAGTTGCTGCTCCAACGGAAGTTGTTGAAGAAGCCCCTAAAAAAGAAGCTGCGCCAGAAGCTTCTAAGGAAGAAGAATAA